The sequence GAACCCGGATGACTACATGGCCGTGAAGGAGGAGATCTACGAGGCGGCCAAAGGTATAGTTGAGGAGCACACCCAGAGGCCGACCAAGATATACGTCAACACCGCCGACGACCCGAAGAACGGCATCTACTACATCACAGTCACCGGAACGAGCGCGGAAGCTGGGGACGACGGTAGCGTTGGCAGAGGAAACCGCGTCAACGGCCTCATCACTCCAAACAGGCACATGAGTATGGAGGCTGCCGCCGGTAAGAACCCGGTCAGCCACGTTGGAAAGATTTACAACCTCCTCTCGATGCTCATCGCCAACGACATCGCCGAGCAGGTCGAGGGCGTCGAGGAGGTCTACGTCAGGATACTCAGCCAGATAGGCAAGCCCATCGACGAGCCGCTCGTCGCGAGCGTCCAGATAATCCCGAAGGAGGGCTACTCCATCGACGTCCTCCAGAAGCCGGCCTACGAAATAGCAGATGCATGGCTCTCCGATATAACGAAGATACAGAAGATGATCCTAGAGGACAAGCTCAACGTCTTCTGATGGCGTTTCCTTTATCATCGCCATTATTTTTCTGTGCAGGGCCTTAATCAGCTCCCTCCTGTCCTCCATCAGAACCACGTCGCTCGAGCCTATAGCTTCCAGGTTGAATGCAAAGGGACTCGGAACGGCGTTCCTCCGGAAGACCACCCTTATCTTCCCCTCGCGAACCCAGCTCAGAAACAGCTCCGCGTTTTCCACGTCCATCTTGTCCTCCATAATCTCGCGGTAGACCTCCTTCAGGAGCGGGAAGTCCGGGTAGTCTTCCTTGAGCACCTTGAGGAGCGATACCGCCATCACCTGCTGCCTTCCAAGGCGCTTGCTCCTCCCGATGTAACGCCTCAGGATTAGAAGCCCTCTGTTTGCCACGTGCCTGAAGCGCCTTTTGAGGAGCTCAGTGTTGTCTAATGCCTTCTTCAGGGTCTCCCTCAAGTCCTCGACCTCAAAAAGCTCCTTGACTTCCTTCTCGCTCAGCTCAACTTCTGGCGGAAGGAGAAGGGCGAAGCCGTTGTCGTTTATCGCCACTCCAACGTTGCAGTTCTTTCTCTTGCTCACGAGGTAGGCGAAGGCCCTGCTTAGGGCGTCGTTCGCGCGCCTCCCTATGAGCGTGTGGAAGAAGTAGCGGTTCCTCTTCTCCCCCGGTACGAACTCAACAAGAACCGTCTTCTCATCGGGAATAACTGAATACCTCCCCTGCTCGCGGAAGTAAGTTATTATCGCACGCGAGGCTTTTTCATCTATCCCGTACTTCCTCATTAGCTTTTTAACTGCGTCCTTCCTCTTAAGAAGGTCCTTAACTTCCCTCCTAAAGCGCTGGACGTCGAGTGCCAAATCGAAGCTGAGGGGGAGCATTTCCGAGAACCAGGCTGGAATGGTTGGCTTTGCCCCCTCGCGCGGGATGACATAGAGCTTGTTTCCCCTGCTCTTGACGAACTCGTACGTCCTTCCCGCTAAAACGAAGATATCACCCGGCATCAAGCGCTCTGCGAACTCCTCCTCAACCGTCCCGATTAGCTTTTTGTCCATCGTGTAAACGCGGATTTTCGCCTCGTCCGGAATAGTGCCGACGTTCATGTAGTAAATCGCCCGCGTCATCTTTCCGCGCCTGCCGAACTTTCCGTCCTCCAGCCATATCTTGGCGTAGACCTTCCTCTCCTCTAAGCCAGTGTACTCCCCAGCCAAGTACTTCAAAACGCTCATGAAGTCCTCAAAGGGCAAATCTCTGAATGGATACGCTCTTCTGACGACGCGGTAGGCCTCTCCGACCTCCCAAACTTTGTTGAGGGCCATTCCGAGGAGGTGCTGGACGAGGACGTCGAGCGGGTTCTTTGGGATTCTGACGCGGTCCAAACGCCTGTTCCTCGCGTTGTGCGCCAGAACCGTAACCTCGACCAAGTCATCGCGGTCTAAAGCCAGAATAACCCCCTTGCTGACCTCGTGGAGCCTGTGGCCAGCTCTTCCAATCCTCTGCAGGGCACGGTTCACGCTCTTCGGCGAGCCTATTAGAACCACCAAATCAATCGTTCCAATGTCAATCCCGAGCTCAAGGCTTGTTGAGCTGATTACCGCCCGGAGCTCGCCCCTCTTCAGTTTCTCCTCAACGTCTAACCTAACCTCGCGCGATAAGCTTGAGTGGTGCGCCTCTATGAGGCCCTCGAACTCGGAGTAGCGCTTCTTGAGGTTGAAAGCGACCCTCTCGGCACCGCTCCTCGTGTTGGTGAAAATTAGGGTCGTCCTGTGCTCCCTGATCAGCTCTGCCAGTCTTTTATAGAGGGCCTCGCTCAGCGCTCCAGCTGGAGTGTAAATTAAGTCCTCAACGACGCTCTCGACCCTTATCTCGGTCTGCTTGGCGAAGCTGACATCAACTATAAGGCCCGGCCTTGGTTTTCCGTCATCATCGAAGCCGAAGACGAACTTGGCAACCTCTTCAAGAGGGTGTATCGTCGCGCTCAGGCCGATTCTTACGAACTTGTTCTCGGCCATCTCCTGGAGTCTCTCAACGCTCAGGGCCAAGTGAGAACCGCGCTTGTTCTCAGCCAAAGCGTGAACCTCGTCTATGATGAGATACTTGACAGTTTTCAGCCTCTCGCGGAACTTCGGAGCGTTTAATGCTATCGCGAGGCTCTCAGGAGTGGTTATGAGAATGTGGGGCGGCTTCCTTATCATCTTGCTCTTCTCGTAGCTGGAGGTGTCGCTCGTCCTTATGCCGACGCGGATTTCTGGCAGTTCGTAGCCGAGCTCCTTCGCGACCTCTTTGATTTCAGCCAAAGGCCCCTCAAGGTTCCGCTTTATGTCGTTGTTGAGCGCTCGCAACGGGGAGACGTAGAGGACGTAAATCTTATCCTCAAGTTTGCCCTCCTTTCCGAGAAGGATTAACTCGTTTATGGCCGAGAGGAAAGCGGAAAGCGTTTTTCCAGAGCCTGTCGGCGAAGATATTAGCACGTTCTCGCCCTTGTGAATCTCCATGACCGCGTAGCGCTGTGGGGGCGTGAAGCTTCCAAACTTCCGCTTAAACCACTCCCTAACCGGCTCGCTTAGGATTGAGAATATTTCCTCGTCCGAATATTCTCTCCTCGCCCGTCTTATCCTCACCCTCGCCATTGGAGGTCGTTCTATTCTTCCGGTTTTTAAACCATTCGGTTGGTTAAGCAAACTTTTTAAGTGAGCTTAGCGAACTAAATCCGGTGAGATGATGGAAGATGAGGAGAAGCTCAAAAGAATCCTTGAGGAGTTCAACCGCCTTCATGGTAGCGAGGCCCGCGCGAGGATTCTAAAGCTCGAGGGAGATGAGGTTATCATAGAGTTCGAGGGCTCTTTCTGCGCAACCTGCGGCCTCTACGACTACTTTGACGACATCAGGTGGGAGGCTATTGACTTGGGCCTTGAGCTTGAGCCGGTTGAGGTTCTTGAAGCTGAAGAGGACGATTTTGAGCACGGGAGGTATGTTGTGCGGTACAGGATTGGCAAATCAAAGCCTGTTGTTTCCTTCTGAATCTTGAATAGACATCTCCCTGTTTTATCCTAGCTTTAAACGCTTCCCAACTTTCTTAGAGTCTCCTTTAGCTTCCCGAGTTCCCCGAAGTCGAGGAGCTCGTCTTCAACAGGGACAATAACCCTCATGGAGTCTGTCTCAAACGCTCTCAGGAACGGTGAGACGATCTCCCTAGTCACGTCGTTGCCGTAGGCCCAGGGACTGAACGCTGGTAGAATGATGAGCCTTTCACCCCGAAGAAAAACAGGAACCTTAACGCTCGCTCCAACCTCGTCTCTCAGCCTTATTGCAGGATGCTCGTGGCCGATTATAAAACGTTCCCCCTCCTCCAGCTTGTGGCCGTGGACAAGCGTCCATCCCCCGATTTTGAGAGAATCAACGATCTCAACGCCCAGCTCCCTGAGCCAGATCACGCCAACATCGTGGTTGCCCCGAACGAGAATTATCTCGTCAACCAGCCCCTCTATCCCCTCAAAAAACACCCTGAGTTCGCTCTTCTCCCTTCTCACGGGAATGAAGGAGTGCTTTAGGTCGCCGTTTATCACGAGTCTCTCAAATTTTCCCGAGAGCAGTACGGACTTTAAATCCTCTACCATCTTCCCGAGAAGGCTGGGGACGTAGTTTCCTTCCTCGGCCATGGCAACTTCAAAACCTATGTGGAGATCCGCCACTACAAGGGTTCTACCGATGCTGAGAGCCTTTTTGGGGAGGAACTTGAGGCGCATGAAAAAAGTAGGAAGGAAGTTTAAAAATCATTCACTCCAGGACGAGCTCGACCCAGTTCTCCCTTCCAAGCTTGTATATCCTTACAAGTCCTCTCTCTTCGAGCCTCTTGAACATCCTCCATGCTGTGGTCTTGGGCAGGCCCAGAGCCTTTCTGACCCTGGACTGGGGGGCCTTTCCGCCGTTCTCGATGAGGAAGATGAGTGCACCTTTCTCGTCGTCGTTTAGATCTTCCATGCTCTCTATTTTCTCCCGAAATCTTTCAAGGGCCTCAGGGTTTGAGGTGTCCCGACTTCGAGTGCGCTCTCCCCTCCTGAAGTAGGCATATCCCATGCCAGCACCGACGAGTATAATAACTAGTATCACCCACCATGCTCCTCCCCCGCTGGATCCCTCAGAGGGTCCCCCGGTTGGCTGTGATGAAGTAGTTGTAGTCGAGCTCGTGGGACTAGGTGTAGTTGTTGTGACCGTGGTTGACTGCCCCCCTCCGGTTCCTCCGCTACTGGTGGTCGTCGTTGTTGTGGTCTGGGTTGTTTGTATCGGAATAACATATGAGACGCTGATATTGCCTGCGGGCATCACCACAACGTTGTCTCTGATCTGGAGTGGGATATCACTTAGATCAACAATAATTGAGTTCTCAGGGAGTGCTATCTCGACGGGAACTGGGCTCTCAAGGGACACCGTCCATACTGGGCCATCCTTGGAGGTTAAGTCAGGAGTATAATAGGAAATTGTTATGAGGCTCGCGTTTTCGAAGTAGACCGTTACATTACCTCCATTTATCTCTACTGGAAGAACGTTTCCGTTCTCATCAACTGCAATGAGGCCCTCCACATATTCCCCGAGCAGAGGGATTTCAAGCGCGACTGTATAATTCGCTGTCGAGATGGTCTCATTCACGAGGACATAGCCGTCCTCATAAACCCTCAAGGAGAGTGATACCACTGATTGGGCCCCTGCCGGGACAACCAATGACAATGTCAGGATGAACATAAGGACTAAAGATACCATCCTCCC is a genomic window of Thermococcus guaymasensis DSM 11113 containing:
- a CDS encoding ATP-dependent helicase, whose translation is MARVRIRRARREYSDEEIFSILSEPVREWFKRKFGSFTPPQRYAVMEIHKGENVLISSPTGSGKTLSAFLSAINELILLGKEGKLEDKIYVLYVSPLRALNNDIKRNLEGPLAEIKEVAKELGYELPEIRVGIRTSDTSSYEKSKMIRKPPHILITTPESLAIALNAPKFRERLKTVKYLIIDEVHALAENKRGSHLALSVERLQEMAENKFVRIGLSATIHPLEEVAKFVFGFDDDGKPRPGLIVDVSFAKQTEIRVESVVEDLIYTPAGALSEALYKRLAELIREHRTTLIFTNTRSGAERVAFNLKKRYSEFEGLIEAHHSSLSREVRLDVEEKLKRGELRAVISSTSLELGIDIGTIDLVVLIGSPKSVNRALQRIGRAGHRLHEVSKGVILALDRDDLVEVTVLAHNARNRRLDRVRIPKNPLDVLVQHLLGMALNKVWEVGEAYRVVRRAYPFRDLPFEDFMSVLKYLAGEYTGLEERKVYAKIWLEDGKFGRRGKMTRAIYYMNVGTIPDEAKIRVYTMDKKLIGTVEEEFAERLMPGDIFVLAGRTYEFVKSRGNKLYVIPREGAKPTIPAWFSEMLPLSFDLALDVQRFRREVKDLLKRKDAVKKLMRKYGIDEKASRAIITYFREQGRYSVIPDEKTVLVEFVPGEKRNRYFFHTLIGRRANDALSRAFAYLVSKRKNCNVGVAINDNGFALLLPPEVELSEKEVKELFEVEDLRETLKKALDNTELLKRRFRHVANRGLLILRRYIGRSKRLGRQQVMAVSLLKVLKEDYPDFPLLKEVYREIMEDKMDVENAELFLSWVREGKIRVVFRRNAVPSPFAFNLEAIGSSDVVLMEDRRELIKALHRKIMAMIKETPSEDVELVL
- a CDS encoding metallophosphoesterase, translated to MRLKFLPKKALSIGRTLVVADLHIGFEVAMAEEGNYVPSLLGKMVEDLKSVLLSGKFERLVINGDLKHSFIPVRREKSELRVFFEGIEGLVDEIILVRGNHDVGVIWLRELGVEIVDSLKIGGWTLVHGHKLEEGERFIIGHEHPAIRLRDEVGASVKVPVFLRGERLIILPAFSPWAYGNDVTREIVSPFLRAFETDSMRVIVPVEDELLDFGELGKLKETLRKLGSV
- a CDS encoding helix-turn-helix transcriptional regulator — encoded protein: MKGRMVSLVLMFILTLSLVVPAGAQSVVSLSLRVYEDGYVLVNETISTANYTVALEIPLLGEYVEGLIAVDENGNVLPVEINGGNVTVYFENASLITISYYTPDLTSKDGPVWTVSLESPVPVEIALPENSIIVDLSDIPLQIRDNVVVMPAGNISVSYVIPIQTTQTTTTTTTSSGGTGGGQSTTVTTTTPSPTSSTTTTSSQPTGGPSEGSSGGGAWWVILVIILVGAGMGYAYFRRGERTRSRDTSNPEALERFREKIESMEDLNDDEKGALIFLIENGGKAPQSRVRKALGLPKTTAWRMFKRLEERGLVRIYKLGRENWVELVLE